The following are encoded in a window of Gammaproteobacteria bacterium genomic DNA:
- a CDS encoding NAD(P)/FAD-dependent oxidoreductase: MRFDVIVVGAGAAGMMCAAQAARRDRRVLLIDHVQQIGERIRISGGGRCNFTNRNIGPDNFLSQNPHFCRSALARYSQHDFIALIERYRIPYHEREHGQLFCDDTAQDIVDMLKAECDEGGVQWMFPCAVQGIERIAGDDGLRFAAATDRGAFRCRSLVIATGGLAVPKLGASPFGYKVAEQFGLRVVPPKPALVPLALAPETLTPLKPLAGVALDVATRCDGVQFRENVLITHRGLSGPAILQISSYWQMQDYNEIPNGKKQPVTIDLLPGADAAAWLEGHRNSKALLSNLLAERLPRRFAHEWCALHGWERPLNEYSRRDLEAITHALKAWTLTPSGTLGYAKAEVTLGGVDTNELSSKTMESKTVPGLYFIGEVVDVTGWLGGYNFQWAWSSGRVAGQFV; the protein is encoded by the coding sequence ATGCGCTTTGATGTCATTGTGGTTGGCGCCGGCGCCGCCGGCATGATGTGCGCCGCGCAGGCCGCAAGGCGCGACCGGCGCGTATTGTTGATAGATCACGTACAACAGATCGGCGAGCGCATCCGCATCTCCGGCGGTGGGCGCTGCAATTTCACCAACCGCAACATCGGCCCGGATAATTTCCTCTCGCAGAATCCGCATTTCTGCCGCTCGGCGCTCGCCCGCTACTCGCAACACGACTTCATTGCGCTGATCGAGCGTTATCGCATACCGTATCACGAGCGCGAACACGGCCAGCTTTTCTGTGACGATACCGCGCAGGACATCGTTGACATGCTCAAAGCCGAGTGCGACGAGGGCGGCGTGCAGTGGATGTTTCCATGCGCAGTGCAGGGCATCGAACGCATAGCGGGTGACGACGGCCTGCGCTTCGCGGCCGCTACTGACCGTGGCGCCTTCCGCTGCCGGTCGCTGGTGATCGCCACCGGCGGCCTCGCCGTTCCGAAACTCGGCGCCAGCCCCTTCGGCTACAAGGTCGCCGAGCAGTTCGGACTGCGCGTCGTACCGCCCAAACCCGCGTTGGTGCCGCTGGCACTCGCGCCGGAAACACTCACGCCGCTGAAACCTCTCGCCGGCGTTGCACTTGATGTCGCCACGCGCTGCGACGGCGTGCAATTCCGCGAGAACGTGCTCATCACCCACCGTGGACTTTCCGGCCCTGCCATTTTGCAAATTTCAAGCTATTGGCAGATGCAGGACTATAACGAGATTCCCAACGGCAAAAAGCAGCCCGTAACCATTGATCTTCTACCCGGCGCCGACGCCGCAGCATGGCTCGAAGGACACCGCAACAGCAAGGCGCTGCTGTCCAACCTCCTCGCCGAACGACTGCCGCGCCGCTTCGCGCACGAGTGGTGCGCGCTGCACGGCTGGGAAAGGCCGCTGAATGAATACTCCAGGCGCGACCTCGAAGCCATCACGCACGCCCTCAAGGCATGGACGCTGACGCCCTCCGGCACACTCGGTTACGCCAAGGCCGAAGTTACCTTGGGCGGCGTGGACACCAACGAACTCTCGTCGAAAACGATGGAGTCAAAGACCGTGCCGGGCCTCTACTTTATCGGCGAGGTGGTGGATGTCACCGGCTGGCTCGGCGGCTACAACTTCCAGTGGGCCTGGTCGTCGGGCCGGGTTGCGGGACAGTTTGTGTGA
- a CDS encoding FAD-dependent oxidoreductase, whose protein sequence is MSKPKQLSGPDFTQGYSFAKLRDGEMLLGHAEGEHVLLARRGDEVFAVGAACTHYGALLTDGILVDDTVRCPWHHACFSLRTGEALAAPAFKPLPCWRVEREGDNVRLAVRKPAPQPRPAPTQAPDSVVVIGAGAAGTAAVDMLRREGYRGAITMIGAEANPPVDRPNLSKEYLAGSMPEDWLWLMPEAYYRDHDIELITGVAATAIDTSRRQVKLADGRALSYGALLLATGAEPVRLSIPGADLPHVHYLRSLPDSRAIIAATANTKRAVVIGASFIGLEAAASLRARGLEVHVVAPGARPLERILGAEIGDFIRALHEQTHGVIFHLDTKPIAITDEAVTFKNGERISADLVVVGVGVRPAVNLAQQAGLAVDNGVLVDAYLETSVPGIYAAGDIARYLDSRSGERVRIEHWVVAQRQGQTAARNMLGRRERYTAVPFFWSAHYDVTLNYVGHAEHWDRIEIDGSIQDHDCTLRYFADGRVRAVLTIFRDRESLRAAVDMGEVAGCVT, encoded by the coding sequence ATGTCCAAACCAAAACAATTGAGCGGTCCCGATTTCACCCAAGGTTACTCCTTCGCCAAGTTGCGCGATGGCGAAATGCTGCTCGGGCACGCCGAGGGCGAACACGTGCTGCTCGCGCGTCGTGGCGATGAGGTGTTCGCCGTTGGCGCGGCGTGTACGCATTACGGTGCGCTGTTGACCGACGGCATCCTGGTCGATGACACGGTGCGCTGTCCGTGGCATCACGCCTGTTTCAGTCTGCGCACGGGCGAGGCCTTGGCGGCGCCGGCATTCAAACCCCTGCCGTGCTGGCGGGTGGAGCGGGAAGGCGATAACGTTCGTCTCGCCGTGCGCAAACCGGCGCCGCAACCGCGCCCCGCACCGACGCAGGCGCCGGACTCGGTAGTCGTTATCGGCGCGGGCGCCGCCGGGACCGCGGCGGTCGATATGCTGCGCAGGGAAGGTTATCGCGGCGCCATCACCATGATCGGCGCCGAAGCGAATCCGCCGGTCGATCGCCCGAATCTTTCCAAGGAGTATCTCGCGGGCAGCATGCCGGAAGACTGGTTGTGGCTGATGCCGGAGGCGTATTACCGCGACCACGACATCGAGCTAATTACCGGCGTCGCGGCGACAGCGATCGATACATCGCGGCGTCAGGTCAAGCTCGCGGATGGTCGTGCGCTCAGCTACGGCGCGTTACTGCTCGCGACCGGCGCCGAACCGGTGCGCCTCTCGATACCCGGCGCGGATCTGCCGCACGTCCATTACCTGCGCAGTCTGCCCGACAGTCGTGCGATCATCGCCGCCACTGCAAATACCAAACGCGCCGTGGTGATCGGCGCGAGTTTCATCGGGCTGGAGGCGGCGGCATCGTTACGCGCGCGCGGGCTGGAGGTGCATGTGGTCGCGCCGGGCGCGCGGCCACTCGAACGCATCCTGGGTGCGGAGATCGGCGACTTCATCCGCGCCCTGCACGAGCAGACGCACGGCGTCATCTTTCATCTCGATACCAAACCGATAGCGATCACCGACGAAGCGGTCACGTTCAAGAACGGGGAACGCATTTCCGCCGATCTGGTGGTGGTCGGCGTCGGTGTCCGACCGGCGGTGAATCTTGCGCAGCAGGCCGGGCTGGCTGTCGACAACGGCGTGCTGGTCGATGCATATCTCGAAACCAGCGTTCCCGGTATTTACGCCGCCGGCGATATTGCGCGTTATCTCGACTCACGCAGCGGCGAACGCGTGCGTATCGAACACTGGGTGGTGGCGCAGCGGCAGGGACAAACCGCCGCGCGCAACATGCTCGGACGCCGCGAACGTTACACCGCCGTACCGTTCTTCTGGAGCGCGCACTACGACGTCACGCTCAACTACGTCGGCCACGCCGAACACTGGGACCGCATCGAGATCGACGGCAGCATCCAGGACCACGACTGTACGCTGCGCTACTTCGCGGACGGCAGGGTGCGTGCTGTACTTACGATATTCCGGGATCGGGAGAGTCTGCGTGCGGCGGTCGATATGGGTGAGGTGGCGGGGTGCGTGACTTGA
- the smpB gene encoding SsrA-binding protein SmpB has translation MSKAKTKGATPATIALNKKARHDYFLEERFEAGLALEGWEVKSLRAGRIQLKESYVLLKDGEAWLFGAHLSPLPTASTHIHPDPLRTRKLLLHKDELSKLIGAVERKGYTLIPLAIYWKKGRAKLEISLAKGKQTHDKRDTERDRDWQREKERLLKTH, from the coding sequence ATGTCCAAAGCAAAAACAAAGGGAGCCACCCCGGCGACCATCGCCCTCAACAAAAAAGCCCGCCACGATTATTTTCTGGAGGAGCGCTTTGAGGCCGGCCTCGCCCTGGAGGGCTGGGAGGTCAAAAGTCTTCGCGCCGGACGTATCCAGCTCAAGGAAAGCTACGTGCTGCTCAAGGATGGCGAGGCCTGGCTGTTTGGGGCGCACCTCTCGCCGCTGCCCACCGCCTCCACCCACATTCACCCCGACCCCCTGCGCACCCGCAAATTGCTGCTGCACAAAGACGAGTTGAGCAAGCTGATCGGCGCCGTGGAGCGCAAGGGCTACACCTTGATACCGCTTGCCATTTACTGGAAAAAAGGCCGCGCCAAGCTGGAGATCAGCCTTGCCAAAGGGAAACAGACCCACGACAAACGGGACACGGAACGCGACCGCGACTGGCAGCGCGAAAAGGAGCGGTTGCTCAAGACCCATTGA
- a CDS encoding type II toxin-antitoxin system RatA family toxin: MTTISRSALVSYSAEQMYVLVDDIASYPKFLPWCVSAEILSRDADEVRAVLELARAGLQKSFTTCNRLQKNKMIEIRLLEGPFRHLEGFWRFDALAPESCKVSLDMDFEFSNRLVGMVFGPVFHQITNTLVDAFCQRANDMYGKDTVTS, encoded by the coding sequence ATGACAACGATCAGCCGCAGCGCCTTGGTGTCTTACTCCGCCGAGCAGATGTACGTGCTGGTGGATGATATCGCGTCTTACCCGAAGTTCTTGCCGTGGTGTGTTTCCGCCGAGATACTGAGCCGCGACGCCGACGAAGTGCGCGCGGTGCTCGAACTGGCGCGGGCCGGGTTGCAGAAGTCGTTTACCACCTGTAACCGCTTGCAGAAAAACAAGATGATTGAGATCCGCTTGCTGGAAGGACCGTTTCGTCATCTGGAAGGCTTCTGGCGTTTTGACGCGTTGGCGCCGGAATCCTGCAAGGTGTCTCTGGATATGGATTTTGAATTTTCAAATAGACTGGTCGGGATGGTGTTTGGACCCGTCTTTCATCAAATCACCAATACGCTGGTGGATGCCTTTTGCCAGCGCGCCAACGATATGTATGGCAAAGATACAGTGACTAGCTAG
- a CDS encoding outer membrane protein assembly factor BamE codes for MQKLLISLVTGAALMVSACSAPSIPGAYKIDIPQGNVITQEMVDKLKPGMDKSQVVFALGSPMLVDVFHQERWDYVYSLQPGGQDRQQRRISLFFEDGKLKRVEGDVKAGSAQRIPQDKKESTVIVDTQPQEQGFFSRLKGSLGLGGKESGSSPAPENTQPAQPSEETTGAPLLTAPAP; via the coding sequence ATGCAAAAGCTTCTCATTTCTCTAGTAACCGGCGCCGCCCTCATGGTGTCCGCCTGCTCCGCCCCATCCATACCCGGCGCTTACAAGATTGATATTCCTCAGGGCAACGTCATCACCCAGGAGATGGTGGACAAGTTAAAACCCGGTATGGACAAGAGCCAGGTCGTGTTTGCCCTCGGCTCACCGATGCTTGTGGACGTGTTTCACCAGGAGCGATGGGACTACGTCTACAGCCTGCAACCCGGCGGCCAGGATCGCCAGCAGCGCCGTATCTCGTTGTTTTTTGAGGATGGAAAATTGAAGCGGGTGGAGGGCGACGTGAAGGCCGGCTCGGCTCAGCGAATACCCCAGGATAAAAAAGAGAGCACTGTGATCGTGGACACCCAGCCACAAGAGCAAGGGTTTTTTAGCCGTCTGAAAGGTTCTCTGGGGCTGGGTGGCAAGGAATCCGGTTCAAGCCCCGCGCCCGAAAACACGCAACCCGCCCAGCCCAGCGAGGAAACGACAGGCGCCCCGTTACTTACCGCCCCAGCGCCCTAG
- the fur gene encoding ferric iron uptake transcriptional regulator codes for MESRDLKKAGLKATLPRIKILHMLEQSKARHLSAEDVYKALLDSGEDVGLATVYRVLTQFEAAGLVTRHHFESGHSVFEVNEGKHHDHMLCVKCGRIEEFVDEVIEERQRAIAKKAGYAMTDHSLYIYGICKNCQQGKTE; via the coding sequence ATGGAGAGTCGTGATCTTAAAAAGGCGGGCCTCAAGGCGACCCTGCCGCGCATCAAGATCCTGCACATGCTGGAGCAGAGCAAGGCCAGACACCTCAGTGCGGAAGATGTCTACAAGGCCCTGCTCGACAGCGGCGAGGATGTGGGTCTGGCGACCGTGTACCGCGTGCTCACCCAGTTTGAGGCCGCGGGCCTCGTCACCCGGCATCATTTCGAGAGCGGCCACTCGGTGTTTGAAGTCAACGAAGGCAAGCACCACGACCACATGCTCTGTGTCAAATGCGGCAGGATTGAAGAGTTTGTGGACGAAGTCATAGAAGAGCGGCAGCGCGCCATCGCCAAGAAGGCGGGTTACGCGATGACCGATCACTCGCTGTACATCTACGGAATTTGTAAGAACTGTCAGCAGGGCAAGACTGAGTAG
- a CDS encoding L,D-transpeptidase family protein has product MKNGFFGCLVSLCVWISIAHAQDQTELPDTLAGVELAYTVRAGDTLLALGARYGVQAAVLARDNGLAPNSRLQPGQVLLIDNRHIIPKQLEDGILINLPQRMLFLLQGGSPIVYYPVGLGRPDWPTPTGEFTVLVKEEDPVWDVPISIQEEMRREGKVVKTKVPPGPDNPLGRYWLGLSIPGIGIHGTIAPTSVYQFRSHGCIRLHPDDIAALFPLISDEQDGEIVYAPVLLARLDDGRIFLEVHRDIYRKGGDPLKRVQNLAADARIDGEIDWQRVQEVVQRKEGVAREVGLYAVNQQEVVE; this is encoded by the coding sequence ATGAAAAACGGATTTTTTGGTTGTCTGGTATCGCTGTGCGTCTGGATTTCGATAGCCCATGCACAGGATCAGACCGAGCTTCCTGATACTTTAGCCGGCGTGGAACTGGCCTATACCGTGCGGGCTGGCGACACCCTACTAGCCCTTGGGGCACGCTACGGTGTTCAGGCGGCGGTCTTGGCGAGGGACAACGGCTTAGCCCCCAACAGCCGTTTGCAGCCGGGTCAAGTTCTGCTCATTGATAACCGCCATATCATTCCTAAACAACTTGAAGACGGCATCCTTATCAATCTGCCACAACGCATGTTGTTTCTGTTACAGGGCGGCAGTCCTATCGTCTACTATCCGGTGGGATTGGGACGCCCCGACTGGCCCACGCCCACGGGTGAATTCACGGTATTAGTCAAAGAGGAAGACCCGGTCTGGGATGTCCCCATCTCCATCCAGGAAGAGATGCGCCGCGAGGGTAAGGTGGTGAAGACCAAGGTGCCGCCGGGACCGGACAACCCACTGGGCCGTTACTGGTTGGGTCTCAGCATTCCGGGTATCGGCATTCACGGCACCATCGCCCCGACCAGCGTTTATCAGTTTCGCAGCCACGGTTGCATCCGTCTCCATCCCGATGATATTGCGGCGTTATTTCCACTTATTTCCGACGAACAGGACGGTGAGATTGTCTATGCGCCGGTGTTGTTAGCACGGCTGGACGACGGCCGCATCTTTCTCGAAGTCCATCGGGATATTTACAGGAAGGGGGGTGATCCGTTAAAAAGGGTGCAAAATTTGGCCGCGGATGCCAGAATTGACGGCGAAATTGACTGGCAACGGGTGCAGGAGGTCGTGCAGCGCAAGGAAGGCGTGGCCCGCGAGGTCGGTTTGTATGCAGTTAACCAGCAGGAGGTTGTTGAATGA
- a CDS encoding DUF882 domain-containing protein, producing MNDWCKYISLVPDHLTRRHFLKLGAFAGMASLAPFKSFAGVHPAALPERALGLYNTHTGEQIKTVYCANGEYIPSALAEINHILRDHRNEQVGAMDPQLLDLLHSISARLDSRQPFHVISGFRSKETNAMLAERSGGVAKHSLHMQGLAIDIRVPGCDLAVLRKTAVALQGGGVGYYPRSDFVHVDVGRVRYW from the coding sequence ATGAATGACTGGTGTAAGTACATATCACTTGTACCCGATCACCTTACCCGCCGGCATTTCTTAAAGCTCGGCGCCTTCGCAGGCATGGCAAGCCTGGCGCCTTTCAAGTCTTTTGCAGGCGTGCATCCCGCAGCTCTCCCGGAACGTGCGTTGGGGCTCTACAACACCCACACCGGCGAGCAGATCAAGACGGTGTACTGCGCCAATGGCGAATATATCCCCAGCGCCCTGGCCGAGATCAACCACATCCTGCGCGATCACCGCAACGAACAGGTCGGCGCCATGGATCCGCAGCTTCTGGACCTGTTGCATTCCATCAGCGCCAGGCTTGACAGCCGGCAACCCTTCCATGTTATTTCAGGTTTCCGTTCCAAGGAGACGAACGCCATGCTGGCCGAACGCAGCGGAGGCGTGGCGAAGCACAGCCTGCACATGCAGGGCTTGGCGATAGACATACGCGTGCCGGGATGCGATCTCGCCGTACTGCGTAAGACGGCCGTCGCGTTACAAGGTGGCGGGGTGGGCTATTATCCGCGCTCCGATTTCGTGCATGTGGATGTGGGACGAGTGCGCTACTGGTAG
- the recN gene encoding DNA repair protein RecN has protein sequence MLTHIAIRDFALIERLELDFGSGLTVLTGETSAGKSILIDALNLALGDRADSTVVRSGSERAEIRAVFGIGALPAVKHWLAEHDIEADDECLLRRAITQEGRSRGYINDNPVTLQSLQELGEMLVDIHGQHEHQSLLRTEMQRQMLDDYAGHAALLNAVAALYQRWKMAVKELAELERSTAQGRARGELLRHHVQELSALQLGASEWADLNEELSRLAHAGRLMDTCQNALDRLYEADEGALYSILTGLQKDLGAMQGLDHRLDPLTPLLEGAAIQIREAADELRRYLDKLDLDPQRLQSVEQRLGSIHDLGRKHHAAPEALPDLLVRLTQELTALQNSDQRQGELKELIAAHRSAYLERAEALRLGRAKAARTLSERVTAAMQQLNMAGGSFEVKLESLPEEQYSATGKERVEFLVSANPGQPLKPLNKIASGGELSRISLAIQVITAQNGRIPTLIFDEVDVGIGGAVAEIVGQQLQALSQTRQVLCVTHLPQVAAQGRHHLQVNKQTGKGVTRISLKELSSAERADEIARMLGGVKITEQTRSHAVEMLAQAQSKEQKLKKPRRNSGY, from the coding sequence ATGCTCACCCACATCGCCATCCGTGATTTTGCACTGATCGAGCGCCTGGAGTTGGACTTCGGCAGCGGGCTCACCGTGCTCACCGGCGAGACAAGCGCGGGTAAATCCATCCTCATAGACGCGCTGAACCTGGCGCTGGGGGACCGCGCCGACAGCACGGTGGTGCGCAGCGGCAGCGAACGTGCCGAGATCCGCGCCGTGTTTGGTATCGGTGCGCTGCCGGCCGTCAAACACTGGCTTGCGGAACACGACATCGAGGCCGATGACGAGTGTCTGCTGCGCCGCGCCATCACCCAGGAAGGCCGTTCCCGCGGCTATATCAACGACAATCCCGTCACCCTGCAATCCTTGCAGGAATTAGGTGAAATGCTGGTGGACATCCACGGCCAGCATGAACACCAGTCCCTGCTGCGCACCGAGATGCAACGCCAGATGCTCGATGATTACGCCGGCCACGCCGCGCTACTCAATGCAGTGGCGGCTCTTTATCAACGCTGGAAAATGGCGGTTAAAGAACTGGCCGAACTGGAGCGCAGCACCGCACAAGGCCGCGCGCGCGGGGAGTTGCTGCGCCACCATGTACAGGAACTCTCCGCCCTGCAGTTGGGTGCTTCAGAGTGGGCGGACCTCAACGAGGAACTCAGCCGCCTCGCGCATGCCGGGCGCCTGATGGACACCTGTCAAAACGCCCTCGACCGCCTCTACGAGGCCGACGAAGGCGCGCTGTACAGCATCCTGACCGGTCTCCAGAAAGATCTCGGCGCGATGCAGGGGCTGGATCACCGTCTCGATCCGCTGACGCCACTGCTCGAAGGCGCCGCGATTCAGATTCGAGAGGCCGCCGACGAGCTGCGCCGTTACCTCGACAAACTCGATCTCGATCCGCAGCGCCTGCAGTCGGTGGAGCAGCGCCTCGGCAGCATTCACGATCTCGGCCGTAAACATCACGCCGCCCCTGAAGCGCTGCCCGATCTGCTTGTTCGCCTCACCCAGGAACTCACCGCATTGCAAAACAGCGATCAGCGCCAGGGCGAATTAAAAGAACTCATCGCGGCGCACCGCAGCGCCTATCTGGAGCGGGCCGAGGCGCTCAGGCTAGGCCGCGCCAAGGCGGCGCGCACGCTGAGTGAGCGGGTCACCGCGGCCATGCAGCAACTCAACATGGCGGGCGGAAGTTTTGAGGTGAAGCTGGAATCGTTGCCTGAAGAGCAGTACTCGGCGACGGGAAAAGAGCGCGTGGAATTTCTGGTGAGCGCGAATCCGGGTCAGCCTCTGAAACCGCTCAACAAGATCGCCTCGGGGGGTGAGTTGTCGCGCATCAGCCTCGCCATCCAGGTCATCACCGCCCAGAACGGCCGCATCCCCACGTTGATCTTCGACGAGGTGGACGTAGGCATCGGCGGAGCGGTCGCCGAGATCGTCGGACAACAGTTGCAGGCACTGAGCCAAACCCGGCAAGTCCTCTGTGTGACGCACTTGCCGCAGGTCGCCGCCCAAGGCCGTCACCATTTGCAGGTGAACAAACAAACCGGCAAAGGCGTCACCCGGATCAGTCTCAAGGAATTATCCTCTGCGGAGCGAGCCGATGAGATCGCCCGTATGCTGGGCGGTGTCAAGATCACCGAGCAGACGCGCTCGCACGCCGTCGAAATGCTGGCGCAGGCGCAGTCGAAAGAACAGAAGCTAAAAAAACCCCGGCGCAACTCTGGTTACTAG
- a CDS encoding NAD(+) kinase, giving the protein MGQPFNCVGLIGRYGDSSVGDTLKTLSNYLKHRAIKVWLEEATANRVPDHGLETASLSAMGASCDLVIVVGGDGTLLNAARALVGYSIPLLGINLGRLGFLVDLSASEMLVRLDEILDGHYLQEERILLHTEILRDGKCISHSNALNDVVVHKWNVARMIELDTYINGQFVNNHRSDGIIIATPTGSTAYALSSGGPILHPALDAIVLVPICPHTMSNRPIVVQGGSQIEIVVKDSARSHAQVTCDGQIRLNLAPGDLIKIQKKDQPIRLLHPANHDPYAILRAKLHWGGQL; this is encoded by the coding sequence ATGGGACAGCCATTCAACTGTGTAGGCCTGATAGGCCGGTACGGTGATTCCAGCGTTGGAGATACCCTCAAGACGCTCAGTAATTACCTAAAGCACCGGGCTATCAAGGTGTGGTTAGAAGAGGCCACCGCAAACCGGGTGCCTGACCACGGCCTCGAGACGGCCTCGCTTTCCGCCATGGGCGCCTCCTGCGACCTGGTGATTGTGGTGGGAGGTGACGGCACCCTGCTCAACGCCGCGCGCGCGCTGGTCGGCTATTCTATCCCCTTACTGGGGATCAACCTCGGCCGGCTCGGCTTTCTGGTGGATCTTTCGGCGAGCGAGATGCTGGTGAGGCTGGACGAAATCCTGGACGGCCACTATCTGCAGGAGGAGCGCATCCTGTTGCATACGGAAATCCTGCGCGATGGAAAGTGTATCAGCCATAGCAACGCCCTCAATGACGTGGTCGTGCACAAGTGGAATGTGGCGCGCATGATTGAGCTCGACACCTACATCAACGGCCAGTTCGTCAACAACCATCGTTCCGACGGCATCATTATCGCCACTCCCACCGGCTCCACGGCCTATGCCTTGTCGAGCGGCGGGCCGATCCTGCACCCCGCCCTGGACGCCATCGTGCTGGTGCCGATCTGCCCCCACACGATGAGCAACCGGCCCATCGTGGTGCAAGGCGGCAGCCAGATCGAGATCGTGGTGAAAGACAGCGCCCGCTCGCACGCGCAGGTGACCTGCGACGGCCAGATCCGTCTAAATCTCGCACCCGGCGACCTCATCAAGATCCAAAAAAAGGACCAGCCGATACGCCTGCTTCACCCCGCGAATCATGATCCCTACGCGATTCTGCGGGCGAAGCTACACTGGGGCGGGCAACTGTAA
- the hrcA gene encoding heat-inducible transcription repressor HrcA, with translation MATQHIISERAQLLLKALVGRYIREGQPISSRALARDAGMDISAATVRNVLADLEDLNLITSPHVSAGRIPTVQGYRFFVDSLITIQSLGQGEVETFKHQLDPNKDTQGLLENASSLLSEVTQLASVVMLPRREHMTLRQVEFLLLSEQRVLVILVTNERDVQNRIIQTERQYSANELQHVANYLNAGFAGQDVFSVRENLLKDLHETREHINQLMLMAVEMTEKGFPSVPQAGDYLVGGQANLLNLPEMSSVDKLRQLFEAFNHRRDILHLLDQCLNARGVQIFIGAESGHESLQEYSVVTSAYEADGKVVGVLGVVGPTRMVYERIIPVVDTTAKLLSAALNLA, from the coding sequence GTGGCGACTCAACACATCATCAGTGAACGTGCCCAACTGCTTTTGAAGGCGTTGGTCGGGCGTTATATCCGCGAGGGGCAACCCATCAGCTCGCGCGCGCTGGCGCGCGACGCCGGCATGGACATCAGCGCAGCGACCGTGCGCAATGTCCTGGCCGATCTGGAGGATCTCAATCTGATTACCTCGCCGCACGTGTCGGCGGGGCGTATCCCCACGGTTCAGGGCTATCGCTTTTTTGTGGACAGCCTGATTACGATCCAGTCCCTGGGCCAGGGTGAGGTGGAGACCTTCAAGCATCAGCTTGACCCGAACAAGGATACACAGGGCCTGCTGGAGAACGCGTCTAGTTTGTTGTCGGAAGTCACCCAGCTTGCCAGCGTGGTCATGTTGCCGCGCCGCGAACATATGACGTTGCGCCAGGTCGAGTTTCTGCTATTGTCGGAGCAACGGGTGCTGGTCATTCTGGTGACCAATGAGCGGGACGTGCAGAACCGGATCATTCAGACCGAGCGTCAATACAGCGCGAACGAGCTGCAGCACGTGGCCAACTATCTGAATGCGGGCTTTGCCGGTCAGGACGTCTTCAGCGTGCGCGAGAACCTGCTGAAGGACCTGCATGAGACCCGCGAGCACATTAATCAATTAATGCTGATGGCGGTGGAAATGACCGAAAAGGGCTTTCCAAGCGTCCCCCAGGCGGGCGATTATCTGGTGGGTGGCCAAGCGAATTTGCTGAACCTGCCGGAGATGTCGAGTGTGGACAAGCTGCGGCAGTTATTCGAGGCCTTCAATCACCGCCGCGACATACTGCATTTACTGGATCAGTGCCTCAACGCCCGCGGGGTGCAGATTTTTATTGGAGCGGAGTCGGGTCACGAATCCTTACAAGAGTATAGTGTGGTTACCTCGGCCTATGAGGCGGATGGCAAAGTAGTAGGGGTGCTGGGCGTGGTGGGGCCGACGCGCATGGTCTATGAGCGCATCATCCCGGTGGTGGACACCACTGCCAAATTGCTGAGCGCGGCCTTGAATCTGGCCTGA
- the grpE gene encoding nucleotide exchange factor GrpE, translating into MENIEPGAAQEQAVSPEASAEQGPEDVHLLLQDARNKADEHWNQLLRVKADLENLRRRGERDLEQAHRYGLERFVQELLPVKDSLELGLTASQGEGDAVKGLREGMELTRKMLQNALEKFGVKELNPQGERFNPELHQAMSVQERADAEPNTVLLVCQKGYLLHDRLIRPAMVIVSKAPESAAPVEDGQA; encoded by the coding sequence ATGGAGAATATAGAACCTGGCGCCGCTCAGGAGCAGGCCGTGTCGCCCGAGGCATCCGCAGAACAAGGCCCCGAGGACGTGCACCTGTTGCTGCAGGACGCCCGTAACAAGGCCGATGAACACTGGAACCAACTGCTCAGGGTCAAGGCCGATCTGGAAAACCTGCGCCGCCGCGGCGAGCGCGACCTGGAACAGGCCCACCGTTATGGCCTGGAGAGGTTCGTGCAGGAACTGCTGCCGGTCAAAGACAGCCTGGAGCTGGGTTTAACCGCCAGTCAAGGCGAAGGGGATGCGGTAAAGGGTTTGCGCGAGGGCATGGAGCTTACCCGCAAGATGCTGCAAAACGCCCTGGAGAAGTTCGGAGTGAAGGAACTCAACCCGCAGGGCGAACGCTTTAACCCGGAATTACACCAGGCCATGTCGGTACAGGAGCGGGCCGATGCCGAGCCCAATACGGTGTTGCTCGTCTGTCAAAAGGGCTATCTGCTCCACGACCGTTTGATCCGCCCGGCGATGGTGATTGTTTCCAAGGCGCCGGAGTCCGCAGCTCCTGTAGAGGATGGGCAGGCTTGA